One segment of Acidovorax sp. DW039 DNA contains the following:
- a CDS encoding UvrD-helicase domain-containing protein, which yields MTASISPATQAAYEHNGRPVLREAFYAIACDPARSVAVEACAGAGKTWMLVSRMLRALLDGCAPHEILAITFTKKAAGEMRQRLQEWLEQFSHKPLEELTTELIARGISPQGAQEKREALQNLYRQLLEAGRPVQIRTFHSWFAALLGTAPLALLQQQGLPAHFELLEDDAEAVREVWPPFLQTVAESASLRADYEAVVARHGRSQTHKALAAALAKRVEFDLADAEGVVDASVPPFQQAYPDLAALAEPAEALQTEAALQRWRSRASALGAESNKTPQKAADAIIDALACPDLNQRLDMLRKAMFVAKEDRLSKNLEKFPAAQEAEPELQRLLTARRQHEAWQHQQRMARLARCLIAQFAAVKQQHGWVDMNDVERTALVMLADPILSGWVQERLDARIRHLLVDEFQDTNPLQWQALHAWLAGYAGSGGGSAAPSVFIVGDPKQSIYRFRRAEPQVFIAAQAFVRDGLGGDLLSCDHTRRNAQGVIAAVNAVMGQAQAQHETTGFRDHTTESKYTGQLLRLPAITDDDAGDGGNAARDPLAWRDSLTEPRHEAEETQRMRECTQAAAWVAAQIASGTPPKEVLVMARKRDRLASMQDALRALHLPCVQPEKSDLFDAPEVQDMVALLDTLVSPTHDLSLARALKSPLFGVGDDALVALAVLRRQPEHAGCSWFDLLLKSELLPLDMQALGAVLIQYQGWVQRLPPHDALHAIYEHGDVLARFAAAAPVTQRQAVQANLRALLAAALQHDGGRYLTPYAFVRAMKKGGVRAPGRADAQAIRLLTVHGAKGLEADCVLLLDTDTRPQKAETMGVLVDWPGEQPAPSAFIFLASESNPPPSAEATLAAEQQARGREELNMLYVAMTRAKHCLALSSVQPSNSAPGSWWNRLAPLVTEVDLQAQAPAEHGTEAAAPADAPETFTIPSLPALPGALQTARVHTAAGLEGDAPVAMPGDAESTPLSRQGDAMHQLLEQAGVAGAPLADVRAHGWPAARLARLAADHDITPAAAEQAARMAQAILAGEGAWAWDAALIQTAINEAPLHYQGHSLRIDRLVQRRAVQADDALAGWWVLDYKSATQPQRQQALVAQLQRYREAVSVLMPGEVVHAAFLAGDGRMVMVGGADASAAMGHTPAPGAAVVEGTAKAAAPAAASPRAAQAAPPVPDSRQGSLF from the coding sequence ATGACCGCCAGTATTTCCCCAGCCACCCAGGCCGCCTACGAACACAACGGCCGCCCCGTATTGCGCGAGGCCTTCTACGCCATTGCCTGCGACCCCGCCCGCAGCGTGGCGGTGGAGGCCTGCGCAGGTGCGGGCAAGACCTGGATGCTGGTCTCGCGCATGCTGCGGGCGCTGCTCGATGGCTGTGCGCCGCACGAAATCCTGGCCATCACCTTCACCAAAAAGGCCGCAGGCGAAATGCGCCAGCGCCTGCAAGAGTGGCTGGAGCAGTTCAGCCATAAACCGTTGGAAGAGCTGACGACAGAGCTGATTGCACGCGGAATCAGCCCCCAGGGCGCACAGGAAAAGCGCGAGGCGCTACAAAATTTATACCGCCAGCTGCTGGAGGCTGGCCGCCCGGTGCAGATCCGCACCTTCCACAGCTGGTTTGCCGCGCTGCTGGGCACGGCCCCGCTGGCGCTGCTGCAGCAGCAAGGCCTGCCCGCGCACTTTGAGTTGCTGGAAGACGATGCCGAGGCCGTGCGCGAGGTCTGGCCGCCGTTCCTGCAGACCGTGGCCGAGAGCGCCAGCCTGCGCGCCGACTACGAGGCCGTGGTGGCCCGCCATGGCCGATCACAAACGCACAAAGCGCTGGCAGCGGCGCTGGCCAAGCGCGTGGAGTTTGACCTGGCCGATGCGGAAGGTGTGGTCGATGCCTCGGTGCCACCTTTCCAGCAGGCCTACCCCGACCTGGCCGCGTTGGCCGAGCCCGCCGAGGCCCTGCAGACCGAGGCCGCCCTGCAGCGCTGGCGCAGCCGTGCCAGCGCTTTGGGCGCCGAGTCCAACAAGACCCCGCAAAAGGCGGCCGACGCCATCATCGACGCGCTGGCCTGCCCCGACCTGAATCAGCGCCTGGACATGCTGCGCAAAGCCATGTTCGTCGCCAAGGAAGACCGCCTGTCGAAGAACCTGGAGAAGTTCCCCGCCGCGCAAGAGGCCGAGCCCGAGCTGCAGCGCCTGCTGACCGCCCGCCGCCAGCACGAGGCCTGGCAGCACCAGCAGCGCATGGCCCGGCTGGCACGTTGCCTGATTGCGCAGTTTGCCGCCGTCAAGCAGCAGCACGGCTGGGTGGACATGAACGATGTGGAGCGCACCGCCCTGGTCATGCTGGCCGACCCTATCCTCTCTGGCTGGGTGCAAGAGCGGCTGGATGCGCGCATCCGCCACCTGCTGGTCGATGAGTTTCAGGACACCAATCCGCTGCAGTGGCAGGCGCTGCACGCGTGGCTGGCGGGCTATGCGGGCTCGGGCGGTGGGTCGGCCGCGCCCAGCGTGTTCATCGTGGGCGACCCCAAGCAGAGCATCTATCGCTTTCGCCGGGCCGAGCCGCAGGTCTTTATCGCCGCGCAGGCCTTTGTGCGCGACGGGCTGGGCGGCGACCTGCTCAGCTGCGACCACACGCGCCGCAACGCGCAGGGCGTGATTGCCGCCGTCAATGCCGTCATGGGCCAGGCCCAGGCGCAGCACGAGACCACAGGCTTCCGCGACCACACCACTGAATCCAAATATACGGGCCAACTGCTGCGCCTGCCCGCCATCACCGATGACGATGCTGGCGATGGAGGCAACGCCGCCCGCGACCCGCTGGCCTGGCGCGACAGCCTGACCGAACCCCGCCACGAAGCCGAAGAGACCCAGCGCATGCGCGAATGCACGCAGGCCGCCGCCTGGGTGGCCGCGCAGATCGCCAGCGGCACGCCGCCCAAAGAGGTGCTGGTGATGGCCCGCAAGCGCGACCGCCTGGCCAGCATGCAAGACGCTTTGCGCGCCCTGCACCTGCCCTGTGTGCAGCCCGAAAAGTCCGACCTGTTCGACGCGCCCGAGGTGCAGGACATGGTGGCGCTGCTGGATACGCTGGTTTCGCCCACGCACGACCTGTCGCTGGCGCGCGCCCTCAAGTCGCCGTTGTTTGGTGTGGGCGATGACGCCCTGGTGGCCCTGGCCGTGCTGCGCCGCCAACCTGAGCATGCGGGCTGCAGCTGGTTTGATTTGCTATTAAAAAGTGAGCTGCTACCGCTTGATATGCAAGCGCTAGGGGCTGTTTTGATTCAATACCAGGGCTGGGTGCAGCGCCTGCCGCCGCACGATGCGCTGCACGCCATCTACGAGCATGGCGACGTGCTGGCCCGCTTTGCTGCCGCCGCGCCCGTCACCCAGCGCCAGGCCGTGCAGGCCAATCTGCGGGCGCTGCTGGCCGCCGCGCTGCAGCACGACGGGGGCCGCTACCTCACGCCCTATGCCTTTGTGCGCGCCATGAAGAAGGGCGGCGTGCGTGCCCCCGGCCGTGCCGATGCACAGGCCATTCGCCTGCTGACAGTGCACGGTGCCAAGGGGCTGGAGGCCGACTGCGTGCTGCTGCTGGACACCGACACCCGCCCTCAAAAGGCCGAAACCATGGGCGTGCTGGTGGACTGGCCCGGCGAGCAGCCCGCGCCCTCGGCCTTCATCTTTTTGGCCAGCGAATCCAACCCTCCCCCCAGCGCGGAGGCCACGCTGGCCGCCGAGCAGCAGGCCCGCGGCCGCGAGGAGCTGAACATGCTCTACGTGGCCATGACGCGCGCCAAGCACTGTTTGGCGCTTTCGTCGGTGCAGCCCAGCAACTCGGCTCCCGGCAGCTGGTGGAACCGGCTGGCCCCGCTGGTCACGGAAGTCGATCTGCAAGCCCAGGCCCCGGCAGAGCACGGCACAGAAGCCGCTGCCCCCGCTGATGCACCGGAGACCTTCACCATCCCCAGCCTGCCCGCGCTGCCCGGGGCCCTGCAAACCGCCCGCGTGCACACCGCTGCCGGACTGGAAGGCGATGCCCCCGTGGCCATGCCGGGCGATGCGGAATCGACCCCGCTGTCGCGCCAGGGCGATGCCATGCACCAGCTGCTGGAACAGGCGGGCGTGGCCGGTGCCCCGCTGGCCGATGTGCGTGCCCATGGCTGGCCCGCTGCGCGCCTGGCCCGCCTGGCTGCAGACCACGACATCACCCCCGCCGCCGCCGAGCAGGCCGCCCGCATGGCGCAGGCCATTCTGGCGGGCGAGGGCGCCTGGGCGTGGGATGCTGCACTGATCCAGACCGCCATCAACGAAGCCCCGCTGCACTACCAGGGCCATAGCCTGCGCATCGACCGGCTGGTGCAGCGCCGCGCCGTGCAGGCCGATGACGCCTTGGCAGGCTGGTGGGTGCTGGACTACAAAAGCGCCACCCAGCCCCAGCGCCAGCAGGCCCTGGTGGCGCAGTTGCAGCGCTATCGCGAGGCCGTGTCTGTGTTGATGCCCGGCGAGGTAGTGCATGCCGCGTTCCTCGCGGGCGATGGGCGCATGGTGATGGTGGGTGGTGCCGACGCTTCCGCCGCCATGGGGCATACTCCCGCCCCCGGCGCTGCGGTGGTGGAGGGGACTGCGAAGGCCGCAGCACCTGCCGCTGCCAGCCCCCGTGCCGCCCAAGCCGCGCCGCCGGTGCCAGACTCCCGCCAGGGTTCTCTGTTCTGA
- a CDS encoding PD-(D/E)XK nuclease family protein, translated as MTVIAKSDQPASPCAAVWQRALAQVAAHAQAQGAHLARTVVLVPYAQLMPWAQRFWAQQFPQGFAPRFETTRNWAGQLQGFEPAEDDFACDVARDTLTARALLERVGQAGLRDVLATPLQEAAAQLAPVVAAVPPERRAAWGDEARALLATTNEGSALHYEALVARLALEWVLASRHATDVLFEPGVRAAVDALVVLEGFQSDALNLALVQHWGASACCVALWDAESASAQPPSQMALHAAADAEDEAHRAAACVLRHIEQGRIPVALAATDRALIRRVLAHLHSQGVLVRDESGWILSTTRSAARLMAALEAAAWNASSNAVLDWLKHTPALPPADVNRLEQWLRRNVVPQWSAAAARDISAQPALARTVATVEGWRDTLRAARPLPQWLLALRSVLEQAGQWQGLQADPAGMRMLAALRLQDGQQAELASWGETAGRRMALAEFTRWVKDVLEAGRYVAAQSAEAPVVVLPMPQLLGRPFAAAVLPGSDEKRLQPAPEPSGDWSQAQREAWGLPTRQTLEAAQRAAWANALRTPMVDVLWRTSDEGGEPLLASALVLALQLQGDAAQGADARLPRTVQATPTLRPLPVGQALPMQQLSSTAYSDLRHCPYRFFAQRQLGLREADELDAEVDKRDFGNWLHAVLQRFHEDLRDQPTDDAGERSARMDAAAEAVTRQQRLQEGDFLPFAAGWAQLRDGYLHWLAGHEQQGAMFREAEVKAKQPLGDLELIGTIDRIDGVSSTGEPTVLVIDYKTESDSVTRQRIKSGAEDTQLPFYAALLHHDTLRAAYVNVGERGETQLHEQDEVVHLRDVLIEGIQHDMARIAAGAPLPALGEGSVCEFCAVRGLCRKDYWADAEQALPAPETP; from the coding sequence ATGACTGTCATAGCGAAAAGCGATCAGCCCGCCTCGCCTTGCGCGGCAGTGTGGCAGCGCGCCCTGGCCCAGGTGGCAGCCCACGCGCAGGCCCAGGGCGCGCACTTGGCGCGCACGGTGGTGCTGGTGCCTTATGCGCAGCTCATGCCCTGGGCCCAGCGCTTTTGGGCGCAGCAGTTTCCACAAGGGTTTGCACCGCGTTTTGAAACCACACGCAACTGGGCCGGGCAACTGCAAGGGTTCGAGCCTGCGGAGGATGACTTTGCTTGCGACGTGGCGCGCGACACCCTGACGGCACGGGCGTTGCTGGAGCGCGTGGGGCAGGCGGGGCTGCGTGATGTGCTGGCCACCCCTTTGCAAGAAGCTGCAGCCCAGCTGGCCCCGGTGGTGGCTGCTGTGCCGCCTGAACGCCGTGCCGCCTGGGGCGATGAGGCCCGTGCCTTGCTCGCCACCACCAACGAAGGCAGTGCCCTGCACTACGAAGCCCTGGTAGCCCGCCTGGCACTGGAATGGGTGCTGGCCTCGCGCCACGCCACCGATGTACTGTTTGAGCCAGGCGTGCGCGCCGCGGTGGATGCGCTGGTGGTGCTGGAGGGTTTTCAGTCCGACGCCCTCAACCTTGCCCTGGTGCAGCACTGGGGTGCCAGCGCGTGTTGCGTGGCGCTGTGGGATGCGGAGTCTGCCTCTGCACAACCCCCCTCGCAGATGGCCCTGCATGCGGCGGCTGACGCCGAGGACGAAGCCCACCGTGCCGCCGCCTGCGTGCTGCGCCACATTGAGCAGGGCCGCATCCCCGTGGCGCTGGCCGCTACCGACCGGGCCCTGATCCGCCGCGTGCTGGCCCATCTGCACAGCCAGGGCGTGCTGGTGCGCGATGAAAGCGGCTGGATTCTTTCCACCACCCGTTCAGCAGCGCGCCTGATGGCCGCGCTGGAGGCGGCGGCGTGGAACGCGTCGTCCAACGCCGTACTCGACTGGCTCAAGCACACACCCGCGCTGCCGCCTGCCGATGTCAACCGGCTGGAGCAATGGCTGCGCCGCAACGTGGTGCCGCAGTGGAGCGCCGCTGCGGCCCGAGATATCAGCGCCCAGCCCGCCCTGGCCCGCACCGTGGCTACGGTAGAAGGCTGGCGCGATACCCTGCGCGCCGCACGGCCCCTGCCGCAGTGGCTGTTGGCGCTGCGTTCCGTGCTGGAGCAGGCGGGCCAGTGGCAGGGCCTGCAGGCCGACCCTGCCGGCATGCGCATGCTGGCAGCCCTGCGCCTGCAAGACGGCCAGCAGGCCGAGCTGGCGAGTTGGGGTGAGACCGCAGGCCGTCGCATGGCACTGGCTGAGTTCACCCGCTGGGTGAAGGATGTGCTGGAGGCCGGGCGTTACGTGGCAGCGCAATCGGCCGAAGCGCCCGTGGTGGTGCTGCCCATGCCCCAGCTGCTGGGCCGCCCGTTTGCCGCCGCCGTGCTGCCGGGCAGCGATGAAAAGCGCCTGCAGCCCGCGCCCGAGCCCTCGGGCGACTGGTCTCAAGCCCAGCGCGAGGCCTGGGGCCTGCCCACCCGCCAGACGCTGGAAGCCGCCCAGCGCGCCGCCTGGGCCAACGCGTTGCGCACGCCCATGGTGGATGTGCTGTGGCGCACCAGCGATGAAGGCGGGGAGCCGCTGCTGGCCAGCGCCCTGGTGCTGGCCCTGCAACTGCAAGGCGACGCAGCGCAGGGTGCCGACGCCCGCCTGCCCCGCACTGTGCAGGCCACCCCCACGCTGCGCCCCTTGCCCGTGGGCCAGGCCTTGCCCATGCAGCAGCTCTCGTCTACCGCGTATTCGGACCTGCGCCACTGTCCCTACCGCTTCTTCGCCCAGCGCCAGCTGGGCCTGCGCGAGGCCGACGAGCTGGACGCCGAGGTGGACAAACGCGACTTTGGCAACTGGCTGCACGCGGTGCTGCAGCGCTTTCATGAAGACCTGCGCGATCAGCCCACTGACGATGCGGGCGAGCGCAGCGCCCGCATGGACGCCGCCGCCGAAGCCGTCACGCGCCAGCAGCGCCTGCAAGAAGGCGACTTTCTGCCCTTTGCTGCAGGCTGGGCGCAGCTGCGCGACGGCTATTTGCACTGGCTGGCCGGGCACGAGCAGCAGGGCGCGATGTTCCGCGAGGCCGAGGTCAAGGCCAAGCAACCGCTGGGCGACCTGGAGCTGATCGGCACCATCGACCGCATCGACGGCGTCTCCAGCACCGGCGAGCCCACGGTGCTGGTGATCGACTACAAAACCGAAAGCGACAGCGTCACCCGCCAGCGCATCAAGAGCGGCGCGGAAGATACCCAGTTGCCGTTCTATGCCGCCCTGCTGCACCACGACACGCTGCGCGCCGCCTACGTCAACGTGGGCGAGCGCGGAGAGACGCAACTGCACGAACAGGACGAGGTGGTGCACCTGCGCGATGTGCTGATTGAAGGCATCCAGCACGACATGGCCCGCATTGCCGCTGGGGCCCCGCTGCCTGCGCTGGGCGAGGGCTCGGTGTGCGAGTTCTGCGCCGTGCGCGGCCTGTGCCGCAAAGACTACTGGGCAGACGCCGAACAGGCATTGCCCGCGCCAGAGACGCCATGA
- the trxA gene encoding thioredoxin TrxA, giving the protein MASELIKHVSDASFEADVLQPGTPVLVDYWAEWCGPCKMIAPILDEVAGAYQGKLTIAKMNVDENREIPAKYGIRGIPTLMLFKDGQLAATKVGAMSKAQLTAFIDQQLAG; this is encoded by the coding sequence ATGGCCAGCGAACTCATCAAACATGTCTCCGACGCCAGCTTTGAAGCCGACGTGCTGCAACCCGGCACACCGGTGCTGGTGGACTACTGGGCCGAATGGTGCGGCCCCTGCAAGATGATTGCCCCCATCCTCGACGAAGTTGCAGGCGCTTACCAAGGCAAGCTCACCATCGCCAAGATGAACGTGGACGAAAACCGCGAAATCCCCGCCAAGTACGGCATTCGCGGCATCCCCACCCTGATGCTGTTCAAGGACGGCCAGCTGGCAGCCACCAAAGTGGGCGCCATGAGCAAGGCCCAGCTGACCGCGTTCATCGACCAGCAACTGGCCGGATAA
- the rho gene encoding transcription termination factor Rho, translating to MHLNELKALHVSEVLKQAEELEIENTGRMRKQELMFAIIKKRAKAGEQVFADGVLEILPDGFGFLRSPDTSFTASTDDIYISPSQVRRFNLHTGDMIEGEVRTPKDGERYFALTKLDKVNGGPPEQNKHKVMFENLTPLFPKEQMRLERDIKGDENITGRIIDIIAPIGRGQRALIVAPPKSGKTVMMQHIAHAITANNPDVHLMVLLVDERPEEVTEMQRTVKGDIIASTFDEPAARHVHVAEMVIERAKRLVELKKDVVILLDSITRLARAYNNVVPSSGKVLSGGVDAAALQRPKRFFGAARKVEEGGSLTIIATALVDTGSRMDEVIFEEFKGTGNCEIHLNRRLYEKRVFPAIEMNKSGTRREELLLAPEILQKTRILRQFMYNMDEIESMELMIKNMKATKTNVDFFDMMRRGG from the coding sequence ATGCACTTAAACGAACTCAAGGCACTGCACGTGTCTGAAGTCCTGAAGCAGGCCGAAGAACTCGAAATCGAAAACACAGGCCGGATGCGCAAACAGGAATTGATGTTTGCGATCATCAAGAAGCGCGCCAAGGCAGGCGAGCAGGTATTTGCCGACGGGGTGCTGGAAATCCTGCCCGACGGATTCGGCTTTTTGCGCAGCCCAGACACCAGCTTCACGGCCAGCACGGACGACATCTACATCAGCCCCAGCCAGGTGCGCCGTTTCAACCTGCACACCGGCGACATGATCGAAGGTGAAGTGCGCACACCCAAGGACGGCGAGCGCTACTTTGCCCTGACCAAGCTGGACAAGGTCAACGGCGGCCCACCCGAGCAGAACAAGCACAAGGTGATGTTCGAAAACCTGACGCCCCTGTTCCCCAAGGAACAGATGCGGCTGGAGCGCGACATCAAGGGCGACGAGAACATCACCGGCCGCATCATCGACATCATTGCTCCCATTGGCCGCGGCCAACGCGCACTGATCGTGGCGCCCCCCAAGAGCGGCAAGACGGTGATGATGCAGCACATCGCCCACGCCATCACGGCCAATAACCCCGACGTGCACCTGATGGTGCTGCTGGTGGACGAGCGCCCTGAAGAAGTGACGGAAATGCAGCGCACGGTCAAGGGCGACATCATTGCCTCCACCTTCGACGAACCCGCCGCCCGCCACGTGCACGTGGCCGAAATGGTGATCGAGCGCGCCAAGCGCCTGGTGGAGCTGAAGAAAGACGTGGTGATCCTGCTGGACTCCATCACCCGCCTGGCCCGCGCCTACAACAACGTCGTGCCCTCCAGCGGCAAGGTGCTGTCGGGCGGTGTGGACGCCGCCGCGCTGCAGCGCCCCAAGCGCTTCTTCGGCGCAGCCCGCAAGGTGGAAGAAGGCGGTTCGCTCACCATCATCGCCACCGCGCTGGTCGATACCGGCAGCCGCATGGACGAAGTGATCTTCGAAGAATTCAAAGGCACGGGCAACTGCGAAATCCACCTGAACCGCCGCCTGTACGAAAAGCGCGTGTTCCCCGCCATCGAGATGAACAAGAGCGGCACACGCCGTGAAGAGCTGCTGCTGGCACCCGAGATCCTGCAAAAGACCCGCATCCTGCGCCAGTTCATGTACAACATGGACGAGATCGAGTCGATGGAGCTGATGATCAAGAACATGAAGGCCACCAAGACCAATGTGGACTTCTTCGACATGATGCGCAGGGGCGGCTGA
- a CDS encoding type B 50S ribosomal protein L31 translates to MKEGIHPNYREVLFVDLSNGFKFVTRSCVNTKETETFEGKEYPLFKLDTSSESHPFYTGTQKSVDNMGGRVERFRNRFGKTAAK, encoded by the coding sequence ATGAAAGAAGGCATTCACCCCAATTACCGCGAAGTGCTGTTCGTGGACCTGTCCAACGGCTTCAAGTTCGTGACCCGTTCGTGCGTGAACACCAAGGAAACCGAAACCTTTGAAGGCAAGGAATATCCTCTGTTCAAGCTGGATACCTCCTCTGAATCTCACCCCTTCTACACCGGCACACAAAAGTCGGTGGACAACATGGGTGGCCGCGTGGAGCGCTTCCGCAACCGCTTCGGCAAGACCGCAGCGAAGTAA
- a CDS encoding MATE family efflux transporter: MTVQHSPPTSVSAELPTITRHAGTVLAGQLAVMAFGVTDTLVAGRSGEGALAALSVGSAIFISIYVALMGVLQALMPVWAQQRGAGQLLALGQSVRQSLYLCLLASVIGMALLLSPAPLLRWTEIPAALRADVETYLAILAFALPAALLFRIYSTLNQALGKPQLVTWLQVGSMFVKIPLSIWFTLGGWGLPAQGVAGCAWATLVVNYTMLGLAWWLVKTQDIYTPLQLWRALERPHGPTLRGFVQLGVPAGLAIMVEVTSFTLMALFIARQGTTAAAAHQIASNVAALLYMVPLSLAIASSTRVGYWLGAGHARYARKVVHMGFSLSALTGIALAAILFIAKEGIASLYSSSTAVTGVAAGLLLWVAAYHVADASQTFCVFVLRCYRITVAPLVVYSVLLWGLGLGGGYLLAYGPWQITTAELGAQVSPTPFWACSALALLVTAVAFVLMLSRAAAKAADTPPSRSA; encoded by the coding sequence ATGACAGTACAACACTCGCCCCCTACCTCTGTATCGGCAGAGCTTCCCACCATCACGCGCCATGCGGGCACCGTCCTGGCCGGGCAACTGGCAGTGATGGCTTTTGGCGTGACAGATACGCTGGTGGCGGGCCGCAGTGGTGAAGGGGCGCTGGCCGCACTTTCTGTCGGCTCTGCCATCTTCATCAGCATCTACGTTGCATTGATGGGCGTGTTGCAAGCTCTCATGCCCGTGTGGGCGCAGCAGCGCGGTGCGGGCCAGCTCTTGGCGTTGGGCCAGTCAGTTCGTCAGTCGCTCTACCTTTGCCTGCTGGCAAGTGTCATAGGCATGGCTCTGTTGCTGTCTCCAGCCCCGCTGCTGCGGTGGACAGAAATTCCTGCAGCCCTGCGTGCCGATGTGGAGACCTATCTCGCCATCCTGGCTTTTGCTCTGCCTGCCGCCCTGCTGTTTCGCATTTACAGCACCCTGAATCAGGCTTTGGGCAAACCGCAGCTGGTAACCTGGCTTCAGGTGGGCTCCATGTTCGTCAAGATTCCGCTGTCCATCTGGTTCACCCTGGGAGGCTGGGGGTTGCCCGCGCAGGGGGTGGCTGGCTGCGCGTGGGCCACGCTGGTGGTGAACTACACGATGCTGGGGCTGGCATGGTGGCTGGTCAAGACTCAGGACATCTACACCCCCCTGCAACTGTGGCGCGCGCTGGAGCGCCCCCACGGTCCGACACTGCGCGGCTTTGTCCAGCTGGGGGTGCCAGCGGGCCTGGCCATCATGGTAGAAGTGACCTCCTTCACGCTCATGGCGCTGTTTATCGCACGGCAAGGCACCACGGCAGCAGCAGCGCACCAGATTGCATCGAACGTTGCAGCATTGCTGTACATGGTGCCCCTGTCGCTCGCCATTGCATCAAGCACGCGGGTGGGCTACTGGCTGGGCGCAGGCCACGCCCGCTATGCCCGCAAGGTAGTGCACATGGGTTTTTCGCTTTCAGCGCTTACAGGTATTGCGCTGGCAGCTATTCTTTTTATAGCAAAGGAAGGAATTGCCTCGCTGTACTCCAGCAGCACCGCAGTGACAGGCGTGGCTGCAGGGCTCTTGCTGTGGGTGGCGGCCTACCATGTGGCCGATGCCAGCCAGACATTCTGCGTGTTCGTACTGCGCTGCTATCGTATTACGGTGGCACCGCTGGTGGTGTACAGCGTCCTGCTGTGGGGCCTCGGATTGGGGGGCGGTTACCTGCTGGCGTATGGCCCGTGGCAGATCACCACTGCCGAACTGGGAGCCCAGGTCAGCCCCACCCCCTTCTGGGCCTGCAGCGCCTTGGCACTCCTTGTCACAGCGGTGGCCTTTGTGCTGATGCTCAGCAGGGCTGCTGCCAAGGCAGCAGATACGCCCCCATCCCGTTCAGCGTAA
- the phoR gene encoding phosphate regulon sensor histidine kinase PhoR, translated as MLWRFVFFLSWQLVGGGLGWWRAGPWGAAIGAAVAAWAWFVWDLSRGARVLRWLRTGDLAKAPSMRGMWGEAADRARRLLRQSEAKEQDSQSRLQEILAALQATPNGVVLLDREGHIEWCNQIAASQFGIDAQRDVMQFIGNLVRDPDFSAYYAAHDFSHDVVLQGRDSKPSRPVRISVHLHPYGDGRKLLLSRDVTALEQADAMRRDFVANVSHEIRTPLTVLIGFVETLQTLPLSADERGRYLGMMAQQASRMQSVVQDLLTLSRLEGSPLPGVSEWTPVQVLMQRCEDEGRALSALLTQNQSRLHVLEFPPASALKDMGEIAGVAVELQSALSNIISNAIRYTPAGGSITVSWQRGGDGSAHFCVKDTGPGIAPEHIPRLTERFYRVDRSRSRETGGTGLGLAIVKHVLQRHGAQLDIASEVGKGSVFSVTFPANRLR; from the coding sequence ATGTTGTGGCGATTTGTTTTTTTCCTGAGCTGGCAATTGGTGGGTGGTGGCTTGGGCTGGTGGAGGGCAGGGCCCTGGGGGGCTGCCATTGGCGCGGCTGTGGCCGCGTGGGCATGGTTTGTGTGGGATCTGTCCCGTGGGGCGCGTGTGCTGCGCTGGCTGCGGACGGGTGACCTGGCAAAAGCCCCTTCCATGCGCGGCATGTGGGGCGAGGCGGCAGACCGTGCACGTCGGCTGCTGCGTCAGAGTGAAGCCAAGGAACAGGACAGCCAAAGCCGCCTGCAGGAAATTCTGGCGGCATTGCAGGCCACCCCGAACGGCGTGGTGCTGCTCGACCGCGAGGGACACATCGAGTGGTGCAATCAGATTGCGGCCAGCCAGTTCGGCATCGATGCCCAGCGCGACGTGATGCAGTTCATTGGCAATCTGGTGCGCGATCCGGACTTCAGTGCCTACTACGCAGCGCACGATTTTTCGCACGATGTGGTGCTGCAGGGGCGGGACAGCAAACCCTCGCGGCCCGTGCGCATCTCCGTTCACCTGCATCCCTATGGCGATGGCCGCAAGCTCCTGCTCTCGCGCGACGTCACCGCGCTGGAGCAGGCCGACGCGATGCGCCGCGACTTTGTTGCCAACGTCTCCCACGAGATCCGCACACCGCTCACGGTGCTGATCGGGTTTGTGGAAACCCTCCAGACATTGCCTTTGTCGGCAGACGAGCGCGGGCGCTACCTGGGCATGATGGCGCAGCAGGCCTCGCGCATGCAAAGCGTGGTGCAGGATTTGCTCACCCTCTCTCGTCTGGAGGGGAGTCCACTGCCGGGCGTGTCGGAATGGACGCCCGTGCAAGTGCTCATGCAGCGTTGCGAGGATGAAGGTCGCGCCTTGTCAGCGCTGCTCACCCAGAACCAGTCACGCCTGCATGTGCTGGAGTTTCCGCCTGCCAGCGCCCTCAAGGACATGGGCGAGATCGCGGGCGTGGCGGTGGAGCTGCAAAGCGCGCTATCCAACATCATCAGCAACGCCATCCGGTACACCCCTGCGGGGGGCTCCATCACGGTGTCCTGGCAGCGCGGTGGCGATGGCTCGGCCCATTTCTGCGTTAAAGACACGGGGCCTGGTATTGCTCCTGAGCATATCCCCCGCCTGACGGAGCGCTTTTACCGGGTGGACCGCAGCCGCTCACGCGAAACCGGTGGTACGGGGCTGGGATTGGCGATCGTCAAGCATGTGCTGCAGCGGCACGGGGCGCAGCTGGACATTGCCAGCGAGGTGGGCAAGGGTTCGGTGTTCTCGGTCACTTTCCCTGCCAACCGTTTACGCTGA